The following proteins are co-located in the Agromyces laixinhei genome:
- a CDS encoding NAD(P)H-quinone dehydrogenase, whose product MAYEFERTQRIAVLGGGPGGYEAALAGAQLGAEVTLVERAGVGGSAVLTDVVPSKSLIATAEASNAAKEAADLGVQFFAKGDSDKAVKPSVAINLAAVNKRLLGLAAQQSEDMRGNLIEAGVNLVQGEGRLDGPNAVIVSTAKGGTDFDRIEADTLVISVGSSPRVLPTAVPDGERILTWTELYRLQQVPEHLIVVGSGVTGAEFASAYRALGAKVTLISSRDQVLPGEDADAASVIEKVFKRNGMKVMNKSRAESVVRDGDSVVATLTDGREVRGSHCLMAVGSVPNTADLGLEDAGVQVAESGHIRVNRVARTSMPNIYAAGDCTTFLPLASVASMQGRTAVFHAMGDIVNPPELRNITSNIFTQPEIATVGWTEKEIDEGVVPGVVYKLPLSSNARAKMMGIRDGFVKLFASNGSGAIIGGVIVAPKASELIFPLALAIEHRLTVDQFAEAFPVYPSLSGSLTDAARAMHVVR is encoded by the coding sequence ATGGCCTACGAGTTCGAGCGCACCCAGAGAATTGCCGTCCTCGGCGGCGGACCAGGAGGCTACGAGGCGGCGCTCGCGGGCGCGCAGCTCGGAGCGGAGGTCACGCTCGTCGAACGTGCGGGCGTCGGCGGTTCGGCCGTGCTCACCGATGTCGTGCCGTCGAAGTCCCTCATCGCCACCGCAGAGGCCTCGAACGCTGCGAAGGAGGCCGCCGACCTCGGCGTGCAGTTCTTCGCGAAGGGCGATTCCGACAAGGCCGTGAAGCCGAGCGTCGCGATCAACCTCGCCGCCGTCAACAAGCGCCTGCTCGGCCTCGCCGCCCAGCAGTCGGAAGACATGCGCGGCAACCTCATCGAGGCGGGCGTGAATCTCGTGCAGGGTGAGGGCCGGCTCGACGGGCCCAACGCCGTCATCGTGTCGACCGCGAAGGGCGGCACCGACTTCGACCGCATCGAGGCCGATACGCTCGTGATCTCGGTGGGCAGCTCGCCGCGCGTGCTGCCGACCGCGGTGCCCGACGGCGAGCGCATCCTCACGTGGACCGAGCTCTACCGCCTGCAGCAGGTGCCCGAGCACCTCATCGTGGTCGGCTCCGGCGTCACGGGCGCCGAGTTCGCCTCGGCGTACCGTGCCCTCGGCGCGAAGGTCACGCTCATCTCGAGCCGCGACCAGGTGCTTCCGGGTGAAGATGCCGACGCGGCATCCGTCATCGAGAAGGTCTTCAAGCGCAACGGCATGAAGGTCATGAACAAGTCGCGCGCGGAGTCCGTCGTGCGCGACGGCGACTCGGTCGTCGCGACCCTCACCGACGGACGCGAGGTGCGCGGCAGCCACTGCCTCATGGCGGTCGGTTCGGTGCCCAACACTGCCGACCTCGGCCTCGAAGACGCCGGCGTGCAGGTCGCCGAGAGCGGCCACATCCGCGTGAACCGGGTCGCGCGCACCTCGATGCCCAACATCTACGCCGCGGGTGACTGCACGACCTTCCTGCCGCTCGCCTCGGTGGCCTCGATGCAGGGCCGCACGGCGGTGTTCCACGCGATGGGCGACATCGTGAATCCGCCCGAACTGCGCAACATCACCTCGAACATCTTCACGCAGCCCGAGATCGCCACGGTCGGCTGGACCGAGAAGGAGATCGACGAGGGGGTCGTGCCGGGCGTCGTCTACAAGCTGCCCCTGTCGTCGAACGCGCGGGCGAAGATGATGGGCATCCGCGACGGATTCGTGAAGCTCTTCGCATCGAACGGTTCGGGTGCGATCATCGGCGGTGTCATCGTGGCGCCGAAGGCCTCCGAGCTCATCTTCCCGCTCGCGCTCGCCATCGAGCACCGGCTCACGGTCGACCAGTTCGCCGAGGCGTTCCCGGTCTATCCCTCGCTCAGCGGTTCGTTGACGGATGCCGCGCGGGCCATGCACGTCGTACGCTGA
- a CDS encoding APC family permease encodes MNLRVKSVESSIADSHDEERSLKRSLGTWDLALMGIAVAVGAGIFSVGAQAAANFAGPSVILSFVLAAVTCGLAIMCYAEFASTVPVAGSAYTFTYATMGELLAWIIGWDLILELFTAAAVLAKYWGVYLGEALLAFGLPFPATFQLGGIEVSWPAFLIVAVFTALLVAGTKLTARVGAVFTIIKVAIVVFVIVAGFFFVKAANFTPFIPESVPTEGGATDVWTQSLFSWMTGAAPAQYGVFGMLSAAALVFFAFIGFDVVATSAEEVREPQKRLPRGIFLGLAIVTLLYVLVSIVMTGMVSYRDLAAEETPSLATAFRLVGQDWASAIISLGALAGLTTVIMIILLGLSRIVFALSRDGLLPRWLSKTTEHTKTPARVQIIAGTLVAFVAAFTDVGLLEEMINIGTLSAFVLVSIGVVVLRRTRPDLPRGFRVPWSPVLPILSAALCVWLMFNLTTLTWVRFLVWLAIGIVIYLLYGRRRSRLGLEQVSEVELPTPQGSP; translated from the coding sequence ATGAACCTGCGAGTGAAATCGGTCGAGTCCTCGATCGCCGACTCCCACGACGAGGAGCGGAGCCTGAAACGCTCGCTCGGCACGTGGGATCTCGCGCTCATGGGCATCGCGGTCGCGGTGGGAGCGGGCATCTTCTCGGTCGGCGCGCAGGCCGCGGCGAACTTCGCCGGGCCGAGCGTCATCCTCTCCTTCGTGCTCGCTGCCGTCACGTGCGGGCTCGCGATCATGTGCTACGCGGAGTTCGCCTCGACCGTGCCGGTCGCCGGAAGCGCCTACACCTTCACCTACGCGACCATGGGGGAGCTGCTCGCCTGGATCATCGGGTGGGACCTCATCCTCGAACTCTTCACCGCGGCCGCGGTGCTCGCGAAGTACTGGGGCGTCTACCTCGGTGAGGCCCTGCTCGCGTTCGGGCTGCCCTTCCCCGCGACCTTCCAGCTCGGCGGCATCGAGGTGAGCTGGCCTGCGTTCCTCATCGTCGCCGTCTTCACGGCGCTGCTCGTTGCCGGCACGAAGCTCACCGCGCGGGTCGGCGCGGTGTTCACGATCATCAAGGTCGCGATCGTCGTCTTCGTGATCGTGGCCGGTTTCTTCTTCGTGAAGGCGGCGAACTTCACGCCGTTCATCCCCGAGTCGGTGCCGACCGAGGGCGGCGCGACGGATGTCTGGACGCAGTCGCTCTTCTCCTGGATGACCGGCGCCGCGCCCGCGCAGTACGGCGTCTTCGGCATGCTCTCGGCGGCAGCGCTCGTCTTCTTCGCGTTCATCGGCTTCGATGTCGTCGCCACGAGCGCCGAGGAGGTGCGCGAGCCGCAGAAGCGACTGCCGCGAGGCATCTTCCTCGGGCTCGCCATCGTCACGTTGCTCTACGTGCTCGTTTCGATCGTCATGACGGGCATGGTCTCGTATCGGGATCTCGCCGCAGAGGAGACGCCGTCGCTCGCGACCGCGTTCCGGCTGGTCGGGCAGGACTGGGCCTCGGCGATCATCTCGCTCGGCGCGCTCGCCGGGCTCACGACGGTGATCATGATCATCCTCCTCGGACTCTCGCGCATCGTGTTCGCCCTCAGCCGCGACGGGCTGCTTCCGAGGTGGCTGTCGAAGACCACCGAGCACACGAAGACGCCCGCACGCGTGCAGATCATCGCGGGCACCCTGGTCGCCTTCGTCGCGGCGTTCACCGACGTCGGCCTCCTCGAGGAGATGATCAACATCGGCACGCTCTCGGCCTTCGTGCTCGTGTCGATCGGCGTCGTGGTGCTCCGCCGCACGCGGCCCGACCTGCCGCGCGGGTTCCGCGTGCCGTGGTCGCCCGTGCTGCCGATCCTCTCGGCCGCACTGTGCGTCTGGCTGATGTTCAACCTGACGACGTTGACGTGGGTGCGCTTCCTGGTGTGGCTCGCGATCGGCATCGTGATCTACCTGCTGTACGGCCGGCGTCGCTCGCGGCTCGGCCTCGAGCAGGTCAGCGAGGTCGAGCTGCCCACCCCGCAAGGCAGCCCCTGA
- a CDS encoding endonuclease domain-containing protein — protein sequence MSRILSVLTAFDGIATRDQLVAAGVRGPEISFSVRAGEVRRIRRAHYAVPTAPAAAVAAVRLGGRLGCTTAARSYGLWDDADGTVHVSLPANAARLRTNRVLVPCDEPLTADRSTIELTLHWSDVAVSLRAPAESSWRVPLERSLGQVARCQARVDVIAAFESVVQTKQLSLEAAQQLLDATAPERLAGIVLHGVDGSGAETLLAETFRALGIRFAQQVPFDGVGFVDFLVEGRLIVEVDGYRHHRNRVAFRRDRGRDAVMLGRGVPTLRIPAQQVIADRFAAVRLVVEALAALAA from the coding sequence ATGTCGCGAATTCTCTCCGTACTCACCGCGTTCGACGGGATCGCCACCCGTGATCAGCTGGTCGCCGCAGGAGTACGCGGTCCGGAGATCTCGTTCTCAGTGCGGGCGGGCGAAGTGCGACGCATCCGTCGGGCCCACTACGCGGTGCCGACCGCGCCGGCGGCCGCGGTCGCGGCCGTTCGACTCGGCGGGCGGCTCGGCTGCACGACTGCAGCGCGAAGCTATGGCCTCTGGGACGACGCCGACGGGACCGTCCATGTCTCGTTGCCTGCGAACGCTGCGCGGCTTCGTACCAATCGCGTGCTCGTGCCGTGTGACGAGCCGCTCACGGCGGATCGCAGCACCATCGAACTCACGCTGCACTGGTCCGACGTCGCCGTGTCCTTGCGTGCTCCAGCGGAGTCGTCATGGCGGGTGCCACTCGAACGATCTCTTGGACAGGTCGCGAGATGCCAGGCTCGCGTCGACGTGATCGCGGCGTTCGAATCGGTGGTGCAGACGAAGCAACTCAGTCTGGAGGCGGCGCAGCAGTTGCTCGACGCGACAGCGCCGGAGCGTCTCGCCGGCATCGTGCTCCACGGCGTCGATGGATCAGGCGCCGAGACCCTGCTCGCCGAGACGTTCCGGGCACTCGGAATCCGGTTCGCTCAGCAAGTGCCCTTCGACGGAGTCGGGTTCGTCGACTTCCTCGTTGAGGGCCGGTTGATCGTCGAGGTCGACGGGTACCGTCACCACCGGAACCGCGTCGCGTTCCGCCGCGACCGGGGCCGTGATGCGGTCATGCTCGGGCGCGGCGTTCCGACGTTGCGCATTCCCGCTCAGCAGGTTATCGCCGATCGATTCGCCGCCGTTCGTCTCGTCGTCGAGGCGCTCGCCGCGTTGGCCGCCTGA